Part of the Planctomycetota bacterium genome is shown below.
CCCGGGGCGTCGGGAAGCCGTTCTTCGACGAGGACCGTCCCGCAGGGCTCTTCCGCCAGCGTCCGAAGGGCCTCCCGGACGGAGGTGGCGGACTGGGCCTCGTAGCCGACCTCTTCGAGAATCCGGATGCACCGCTCGCGCCCCTCCGGACTCGGATCCACCACCAGCACGCGCCGCGCGACGGCGGGAACGATCGTCTTCATGAGAGTCCTCCTGAACGGAGCCGATCCCGGCGCGGGAACCGGGAGGCATACGACTCGAGTCGATGAACCAGCACGGGACAAGGGGATTCCCGCAAAAGCTCCTCGGCCGAGCTGCCCATCACCCACCGGGCGAGCCCCCGCCGTCCATAGGTGGCGGCGCAGATCAGCCGGACGCGTCGCGAGCGGGCATGCTCCAAAAGAGACGCCACCACGGGCCCCTTCAAAACAGCCGCGGACGCTTCGACCCCCTGCCCCTCCACGCCGGCGCAAAGGCCTTTCAGATAGGGCATCGGATCCCGCACCGGGGGATGAAAGCCCGCTGCGCCCGGAAGCACCTCTTCGGGCACGACCTGAACCACCTCCAACGTCGTATGAAGGATCCGCGCGGCCCGAATCGCGTCGGGCAGAATCCCCTCGGCGACCCGCGAGCCGTCCAGAGGAACCAGAATCCGTCCCTCGGGCGGCAATGCGCCTTCCGAGCGGGAGACGAGGACAGGAATATCGGAGCGCCGAATCACCTGTTCCGTCACGCTTCCAAGCACCAGACGGCGGATACCCGTGCGTCCGTGGGTGGTCATGGCGATCAGATCGACCCTTTGCTCCCGGGCTGCGGCTCGAATGGCCTCCGCCGGGCGTCCCTGCGCCGTGAGGATCCGAAGATCCAAAGACCGAAGCCGCTGGTCCTCGCAGATCCGGCGAACGTCCGCCTCGTCCTTCCGGGCGCGGCCGGGTTCGACGACGTACAGAACGAGGACCTCCGGCCTGCACGAAACCGACCAGACGGCCACCGTCGCCAAGGCGGCCGCGGATTCCGGCGATCCATCCGAGGGCACCAGGATTCGAAGCGAAGCGCCGGGACTTTTCTTTTCCGTCATCGCAGGTACATCAAGCAACCCGCGTGCCGCGGAAGCGAACGGAGTCCCGTGCACCGGATCCGCGCGGGCGCGCGGACAATTCCCCGGAAGGGCGCGTTTTTCCAAAGGGTCTCGTCGACGATCGGCAATCCCCGCTCCCGCGCCGAGTTTTCCCCGCTCCCGCGCCGAGTTTTCCCCGCCGCCCGCGCAAAATTACGCCGCCTTTCGGCCGTTTTCGCCGGAACCGCCTTTGGCCCGCTCTTTGCGGGAAGAGAGTCGATGCAGCCTAAGGAAGACGCCATGTCGCTTTTCGAAAGAATCCTGGTCCCCCTCGACGGATCCCCTCTGGCCGAAAAGGCGCTCGGGCAGGTCCGCCGGATCCTGCGCCGTGCCGACGCGGAAGCCGTTCTGATCCGAGCGGTGGAACCGCCCGCGGTCGCCGGCGATTTCTACACTCTTGCGGAATCCCTCGAGGAGGAGGCCGATCGCTACCTCGCCGGCGTAGAACGCTCGCTGTCCGACGAGGGAGCGCGGGTCCGCCGGGTGGTACGCCGAGGGCCCGCGGCTGAAACGCTCCTCTCCGCGGCGGACGACGAACGGGCGAGCCTCATCGTTATGACCACGCACGGGCGCAGCGGCATCGCCCGCTGGATCCTCGGAAGCGTCACCGAGAAAGTGCTCCGCGCCAGCCCGGTTCCCGTGTGGGTGACCCGGTCGTTCGACGACCAGGGCGCTCCCGCGGAGGATTCAGGACCGGTCCGGACGGTTCTCGTTCCCATCCATGAAGAGGCGTCCCTCGCAATCCTCCCGGCAATCGTGGATGTCGCGCGGCTCCATGAGGGTCTTGAAGTCCGGCTCGTGCACGTTCTGCCGGAAGGCGGCTCGTACAGCGTTCCGGTTCCCTCTCTCGCGCGCGCGTACCACGAGCTCCGCGGGCACGGAATCGCCGTCGAACCCCTCCTCCGGAAGGGGGACGCGGCCTCCGAAATCCTCGAAACGGCTCACTCGGAGCGCGCGGATCTGATCGCCATGACCACCCACGGACGCTCGGGCCCCTCCCGCTGGGCTCTGGGAAGCGTGACGGAAAAGGTCCTCCGGGGGGCGTCCATTCCTCTCCTGGTGGGCAACGCCCGCTGCGCGTGGATCGGTTCGGCGCGGCCCGCCGGCGCGGTCGGCACGCGGAAGGGCTAGACTCGGCCCGAGCCCGGACCGGCGCTCCCCCGGGAGGCGCCCCTTCCCTACGGCTCCTGGAAGGCCTCTTCCGAATCCTTGCCTACGGACCAGCCGGTCTTCAATCCCAGCACGAACCACCCGAGCGCCAGAACCCCCGCCGCGAAAATCGTGTCTCCCACCACGCGCAGCCAGCGCAGGGTGTTCATTGTATCCGTCTGAAGGAATTCCGCCGACCGCGCGTACCACATGCCGTGCTCGACGCTGGCCCACGTCTGCAGAAGTCCGACCGGCAGGAGACTCAGAAGGACCATCAGCGCCAGACCGAGGTTGATCGCCCAGAACGAGAACGCCAGAACCTTGGTCTTCCAGACGGCGCGGCCCGCCAGCCCCCTCAGACAGAACAGCATGAGACCGATTCCGAGCATCCCGTACACTCCGAAGAGGGCCGTATGTCCGTGCACCGGCGTGGTATTCAGCCCCTGCATGTAGTAGAGCGCGATCGGCGGATTGATGAGAAATCCGAACAATCCGGCTCCCACGAGATTCCAGAAGGCGACCGCCACGAAGCAGTAAATCGGCCAGCGGTACGCCCGCACCCAGGGGCGGGCCCGGCTCAGGCTCAGATTCTCATACGCTTCGAATCCGATCAGAACGAGAGGAACGACCTCGAGCGCGCTGAACACGGCTCCGAGCGCCAGAACCGCCGTCGGAGTCCCCGTGAAATAGAGGTGGTGGAACGTTCCGATGATGCCCCCGGCCAGAAACACGATGGTCGAAAAAAGGACCGCCGAGGTCGCCGCCTTCACGCGCAGGAGTCCCATCCGCGTGAAGAGGAACGCGATCACCACCGTGGCGAAGACCTCGAAGAAGCCCTCCACCCACAGATGGACCACCCACCACCGCCAGTACTCCACGACCGCCAGGTGCGTCCGCCGGCCCCACATCATCCCGGCGGCGTAAAAAAGAGCGATGGCGGCCGAGGCCAGAAGAAAGAGCGCCAGGAGCGATCGATGCTCCCCCGGTCTCCGCAGCGCGGGCGCCAGCGCCCGGATCATGAGCCCCAGCCACAGGAAAAGACCCACCAAAAGGAACGTCTGCCAGAACCGCCCCAGATCGATGTATTCGTACCCCTGGTGACCGAACCAGAAGTTCGTCTCCAAACCGAGCTTCTGCCGGACGCCGAGCCATTGGCCGGCCAGCGACCCGCCCACGATGACGAGCAGGCAGACGAAAAGAAAATTGACGCCGGCGCGCTGGCCCCAAGGCTCATGACCCGAAACCGCCGGCGCCACAAAAAGCCCCGTCGCCAGCCACGCCGTCGCGATCCAGAAGATGCCCAGCTGAGTGTGCCACGTCCGGGCCACGCTGTACGGCAGCCACTCCGCCAAGGGCAGGCCGTAGAAGCCCGAGCCTTCGACGCCGTAGTGCGCCGTGACGGCCCCCAGGCCCACCTGCACCACAATGAGCGCCGCCACCACCCAGAAATACTTGAGCGTGGCCTTCATCGAGGGGGTCGGGTCGAGCGCCAAAAGAGGATCCCGGCGGGGATGCTCGCAAGGCTCCTCGGGTTTTCGGCTGAGCACCGCATGGTACCAGGCCAGACCCCCGATCCCCGCCAGCAGCAGCACAAAGCTGATGACCGACCACACGACCACCTGGCCGCCCGGCGCGTTGCCCACGAGCTCGTCCGGCGGCCAATTGTTCGTGTACGTGATCGCCTTCCCGGGACGTTCGGTGACGCACGACCACGCCGTCCAGAAGAAAAAGGCGTTGAGCGCCCTCATCCGCTCGGCATCCCGCAGGCTTCCCCGGGGAAGCGCGTAGGCGTCGCGCAAGGATTCGAAGGCGGGATCGTCCCCGAAAAGCCCCGCGTAGTGACGACCGACCTCCTCGATCGCGCGGGCCCGGTCCGGCGACACGCGAAGTTCCCCGCGGATCGGATCATACGTGTTCGTCCGGAGCTCCCTCCGCAGCCTCGCCTTCAGCGCCGCCTGTTTCTCCGAATCCAGTCCGCGATAGTCCCCTCCCGCCCACAGGTTCGCCAACGCCACCGCCTCCCGGTGCAGCCAGTCCGCCGACCAGTCCGGAGCCACATAGGCCCCATGCCCCCAGATGCTCCCGAGTTGATGCCCCCCGAGCGACTGCCAGACATTCTGACCGTTCCGGATGTCCTCCCCCGTCATGAGAACCCGGCCGTCGGCGGTGATCACCCGCCCGGGAATCGGCGGCGCCTCGCGGTAGATCTCCCGGCCGTAGTAGCCCAGAACGGCGAACGACCCGGCCAGAACAACTCCAAGTCCGATCCAAAGCTTCCTCTCACGGATCATGGGCCGGAACTCCCCCTTTTTGCCTGCGCCCCGCAGACGGCCAGCAACGCTTCCCGCTCGCCGTCGGTGAGGACCCGATCAAGACTGGGATACAGTATATTCTTCTCCCGCCCGTCATGATGTTCGAGGAGGTGCAGGAACAGCGCCTCCCGGTGCAGAAACTCATGCGCCTGACGCCGCCCCGCGCCGCGATCGCCCGCCAGCCGGCCCAAGGCCTCCTTGAGCGCGGAGAGGTTCCGCAGCAGATTCCTGTGCTCCAGATGGAAGAACTGCGGATCCCCGCCGGGAATGCGCCCGACCCGCCGCTCATAAAGCGGGAGAATGTGTTTCTCCTCCGCCCTCATGTGGTCCACGAGTTCCCGCTCGAAGACCTCCAGACTCTCCAGCGCCTTCCCGAATTCCAGGCCGACCACGAGGTCCCGATGCTCCGCAAAACGCTCGCGGAGACTCTCGTGCACCCCCATGAGCTCCAGAAGCGTCCGCTTCATGTCCCCGTCCTCAGCTCCGATGGGTCGAAGGCTCCGCCTCCGCCCCCTCCTGGCGCAGGCGGTCGTCCAGCCAGCGCAGAACGTCCATGGACGTGATGATCCCTTCCACCCTCCCGCCGTCCCCCACCACGATCACGCGGT
Proteins encoded:
- a CDS encoding response regulator; the protein is MKTIVPAVARRVLVVDPSPEGRERCIRILEEVGYEAQSATSVREALRTLAEEPCGTVLVEERLPDAPGMSLVRWMRRYKPEVAVIVYSGGADWDLYERARRAGARDVVSKLSPPAELVRSVGRRPAPESR
- a CDS encoding universal stress protein translates to MTEKKSPGASLRILVPSDGSPESAAALATVAVWSVSCRPEVLVLYVVEPGRARKDEADVRRICEDQRLRSLDLRILTAQGRPAEAIRAAAREQRVDLIAMTTHGRTGIRRLVLGSVTEQVIRRSDIPVLVSRSEGALPPEGRILVPLDGSRVAEGILPDAIRAARILHTTLEVVQVVPEEVLPGAAGFHPPVRDPMPYLKGLCAGVEGQGVEASAAVLKGPVVASLLEHARSRRVRLICAATYGRRGLARWVMGSSAEELLRESPCPVLVHRLESYASRFPRRDRLRSGGLS
- a CDS encoding universal stress protein, which codes for MSLFERILVPLDGSPLAEKALGQVRRILRRADAEAVLIRAVEPPAVAGDFYTLAESLEEEADRYLAGVERSLSDEGARVRRVVRRGPAAETLLSAADDERASLIVMTTHGRSGIARWILGSVTEKVLRASPVPVWVTRSFDDQGAPAEDSGPVRTVLVPIHEEASLAILPAIVDVARLHEGLEVRLVHVLPEGGSYSVPVPSLARAYHELRGHGIAVEPLLRKGDAASEILETAHSERADLIAMTTHGRSGPSRWALGSVTEKVLRGASIPLLVGNARCAWIGSARPAGAVGTRKG
- a CDS encoding nitric-oxide reductase large subunit — its product is MRERKLWIGLGVVLAGSFAVLGYYGREIYREAPPIPGRVITADGRVLMTGEDIRNGQNVWQSLGGHQLGSIWGHGAYVAPDWSADWLHREAVALANLWAGGDYRGLDSEKQAALKARLRRELRTNTYDPIRGELRVSPDRARAIEEVGRHYAGLFGDDPAFESLRDAYALPRGSLRDAERMRALNAFFFWTAWSCVTERPGKAITYTNNWPPDELVGNAPGGQVVVWSVISFVLLLAGIGGLAWYHAVLSRKPEEPCEHPRRDPLLALDPTPSMKATLKYFWVVAALIVVQVGLGAVTAHYGVEGSGFYGLPLAEWLPYSVARTWHTQLGIFWIATAWLATGLFVAPAVSGHEPWGQRAGVNFLFVCLLVIVGGSLAGQWLGVRQKLGLETNFWFGHQGYEYIDLGRFWQTFLLVGLFLWLGLMIRALAPALRRPGEHRSLLALFLLASAAIALFYAAGMMWGRRTHLAVVEYWRWWVVHLWVEGFFEVFATVVIAFLFTRMGLLRVKAATSAVLFSTIVFLAGGIIGTFHHLYFTGTPTAVLALGAVFSALEVVPLVLIGFEAYENLSLSRARPWVRAYRWPIYCFVAVAFWNLVGAGLFGFLINPPIALYYMQGLNTTPVHGHTALFGVYGMLGIGLMLFCLRGLAGRAVWKTKVLAFSFWAINLGLALMVLLSLLPVGLLQTWASVEHGMWYARSAEFLQTDTMNTLRWLRVVGDTIFAAGVLALGWFVLGLKTGWSVGKDSEEAFQEP
- a CDS encoding hemerythrin domain-containing protein — translated: MKRTLLELMGVHESLRERFAEHRDLVVGLEFGKALESLEVFERELVDHMRAEEKHILPLYERRVGRIPGGDPQFFHLEHRNLLRNLSALKEALGRLAGDRGAGRRQAHEFLHREALFLHLLEHHDGREKNILYPSLDRVLTDGEREALLAVCGAQAKRGSSGP